The following proteins are encoded in a genomic region of Mycobacterium kiyosense:
- the pdxS gene encoding pyridoxal 5'-phosphate synthase subunit PdxS has translation MNTQQNGAQTGTARVKRGMAEMLKGGVIMDVVTPEQARIAEGAGAVAVMALERVPADIRAQGGVSRMSDPDMIEGIIEAVTIPVMAKARIGHFVEAQILQSLGVDYIDESEVLTPADYTHHIDKWKFTVPFVCGATNLGEALRRIAEGAAMIRSKGEAGTGDVSNATTHMRAIGGEIRRLTSLSEDELFVAAKELQAPYDLVVEVARAGKLPVTLFTAGGIATPADAAMMMQLGAEGVFVGSGIFKSGDPAQRAAAIVKATTFYDDPDVLAKVSRGLGEAMVGINVEEIAEPHRLAQRGW, from the coding sequence GTGAACACCCAGCAGAACGGGGCCCAGACCGGAACCGCCCGCGTCAAACGCGGCATGGCCGAGATGCTCAAGGGCGGCGTCATCATGGACGTCGTCACCCCTGAGCAGGCCCGCATCGCCGAAGGAGCGGGCGCGGTGGCCGTCATGGCGCTGGAGCGGGTGCCCGCCGACATCCGCGCCCAGGGCGGCGTCTCGCGGATGAGTGACCCCGACATGATCGAGGGCATCATCGAGGCGGTCACCATCCCGGTGATGGCTAAGGCCCGCATCGGGCACTTCGTCGAGGCGCAGATCCTGCAGAGCCTCGGCGTGGACTACATCGACGAGTCTGAGGTGCTGACTCCGGCCGACTACACCCACCACATCGACAAGTGGAAGTTCACCGTGCCGTTCGTGTGCGGGGCCACCAACCTGGGCGAGGCGTTGCGGCGCATCGCCGAAGGCGCGGCGATGATCCGCTCCAAGGGCGAAGCCGGCACCGGCGATGTGTCCAACGCCACCACGCACATGCGCGCCATCGGCGGCGAGATCCGCCGGCTGACGTCGCTGTCGGAGGACGAATTGTTTGTTGCGGCAAAGGAATTGCAGGCCCCCTACGACCTGGTTGTCGAGGTGGCTCGGGCCGGAAAGTTGCCGGTGACACTGTTCACCGCCGGCGGCATCGCCACGCCCGCCGATGCGGCGATGATGATGCAGCTCGGTGCCGAGGGGGTGTTCGTCGGATCGGGCATCTTCAAGTCCGGCGATCCGGCGCAACGCGCCGCCGCGATCGTCAAGGCCACCACGTTCTACGACGACCCCGACGTGCTGGCCAAGGTGTCGCGCGGGCTGGGCGAGGCGATGGTCGGTATCAACGTCGAGGAGATCGCGGAGCCGCACCGCCTCGCACAGCGCGGCTGGTAA